A portion of the Halobacillus ihumii genome contains these proteins:
- the pgsA gene encoding CDP-diacylglycerol--glycerol-3-phosphate 3-phosphatidyltransferase encodes MNLPNKITLSRIFLIPIFIVLMSVPFQWGNLQIGNAVLPISHLAGALLFIIASTTDWIDGYIARKHNLVTNLGKFLDPLADKLLVSAALILLVEIGLAPAWIVIVIISREFAVTGLRLVAAGEGSVLAASQMGKLKTWIQIVSISLLLLHNWPFAYIGFPMGTIALYAALIITFISGYDYFVKNWHVMRNSK; translated from the coding sequence GTGAATTTACCAAATAAGATTACGTTATCAAGAATTTTTCTCATTCCCATTTTCATTGTGCTGATGAGTGTACCTTTTCAATGGGGGAACCTCCAAATCGGCAATGCAGTACTGCCTATTTCCCATTTAGCAGGGGCGTTGTTATTTATTATTGCTTCTACAACGGATTGGATAGACGGATATATTGCTCGTAAACATAATCTTGTAACTAACTTAGGGAAGTTTCTCGATCCTTTAGCTGATAAGCTGTTAGTTAGTGCGGCATTGATATTGTTAGTGGAAATCGGACTAGCTCCAGCGTGGATCGTGATTGTAATCATCAGTCGTGAATTTGCTGTAACAGGTCTGCGTCTGGTCGCAGCAGGCGAAGGCAGTGTGCTGGCGGCCAGTCAGATGGGTAAACTTAAAACGTGGATTCAAATTGTTTCGATTTCCCTTCTTCTCTTGCACAATTGGCCTTTCGCCTATATTGGATTTCCAATGGGAACCATTGCCCTATACGCGGCGCTAATTATTACCTTCATATCAGGCTATGACTACTTTGTGAAAAATTGGCACGTGATGAGGAATTCCAAATGA
- a CDS encoding competence/damage-inducible protein A, with translation MKTEIVAVGTELLLGQIANTNAQWISRKLAQYGASVYFHGVVGDNMERAVKTFEVASERSDVIIVTGGLGPTEDDLTREAVKPLLKQNLVIHEETLKKIEAVYKKNNRQMTANNRKQALVFEHAKVLLNAEGMAPGQIVEHEQTLFVFLPGVPSEMKSLMENRVLPYLIETFSLESEIVSEMLRFIGIGESSLEHKLEDIISQQVNPTIAPLASEGEVGLRLTSSGREAKSKIAALKAEILQRVGEFYYGSDELTIEEKVRDLLKENKLTLGSAESLTGGKFIERLISLPGASEVCEGGLVAYTPSAKEKVIGVPPDLISQHGTISEECAKVMAIQSQKRLHVDAAISFTGVAGPDKSEGQEPGVVYIALQIGSGAPLVKRYLFEGGRDKIRLRAVKKGYELVFHYLKDL, from the coding sequence ATGAAGACGGAGATCGTAGCTGTCGGGACAGAACTCTTATTAGGCCAAATCGCTAATACGAATGCCCAATGGATTTCCAGGAAATTGGCTCAATATGGTGCTTCAGTTTATTTTCATGGCGTTGTTGGGGATAACATGGAACGAGCTGTCAAAACCTTCGAAGTGGCGAGTGAACGTTCAGATGTGATCATTGTTACCGGAGGATTGGGTCCAACAGAGGACGATTTAACGCGTGAGGCCGTTAAGCCTTTACTAAAACAAAACTTAGTCATCCATGAGGAAACACTGAAAAAAATTGAGGCCGTTTATAAAAAAAATAACCGTCAGATGACTGCTAATAATCGCAAGCAGGCATTAGTATTCGAACATGCTAAAGTCCTGCTTAACGCCGAAGGAATGGCACCTGGGCAGATAGTGGAACACGAACAGACTTTATTTGTGTTCTTGCCGGGTGTACCTTCAGAAATGAAAAGTTTAATGGAGAACAGAGTTCTTCCATATTTAATAGAGACTTTTTCATTAGAGTCTGAAATCGTTTCTGAAATGCTGAGGTTTATTGGAATTGGTGAATCTTCTCTAGAGCATAAACTCGAAGATATAATCAGCCAGCAGGTTAACCCGACTATTGCGCCGCTTGCATCTGAAGGCGAAGTTGGACTAAGGCTTACCTCTTCAGGGAGGGAAGCGAAGTCAAAAATAGCGGCGTTAAAAGCGGAAATTTTGCAGCGAGTGGGTGAATTTTATTACGGAAGTGATGAACTTACCATTGAAGAAAAGGTTAGGGATTTACTTAAGGAAAACAAGTTGACCTTAGGTTCTGCTGAAAGTCTGACAGGAGGGAAATTTATTGAACGCCTTATTTCCTTGCCTGGAGCGTCAGAAGTTTGTGAAGGCGGCCTCGTTGCCTACACCCCTTCTGCTAAAGAAAAGGTCATTGGTGTGCCGCCCGATCTCATTTCACAACATGGCACAATCAGTGAAGAGTGTGCCAAGGTCATGGCAATTCAGTCTCAAAAACGTTTACATGTGGACGCAGCTATTAGTTTTACGGGGGTTGCAGGACCTGACAAAAGCGAAGGCCAGGAACCAGGAGTAGTTTATATTGCACTTCAAATTGGCAGTGGGGCACCCCTTGTAAAAAGGTATCTTTTTGAGGGCGGACGCGATAAAATTCGGTTGCGGGCTGTCAAAAAAGGCTATGAACTGGTCTTTCATTATTTAAAAGATCTATAA